TGCAAAAGAGAGTAGCTATACAAGTagtaaaacaaaagaggaaagtGGCAATTCAAAAGCTCAGACATATTTAACAGCATGTTTTCAATCATTTCACCATAACCCAAACTATTAGAAGATCAGACTCACACACTTTCAAACCTTTTCTTCCACTAATGCAGCAGTactattaaaaaacaacatatgtgCACTGCACGTCTTTCTCTTGATGTATAAAtcttataaaaataatttaaagcatgTAGAAACCAGGCAGGTCAGTGGTTCTGTCTTCTACTCTATCAGTGTACATCCTTTATATTTTCATCacacagtgtttttctttcacgCAGATCCATTCTGCTCAATGTACATTTTAGATAAAGAGGCCGCCATCGACTTTGCCAGTTCTTCATCCCGTTTCCTTTGCATCTGCGAGTTCCTGCACCAGTCCTCGTACTCTGGATTGGGGAGCGAGTTGTCCAGAAGGACGTCGTAGTGGCCGTTGCTGAGCCAACTCAGCCAAATCGCAGGTTTGGACGCATCCTCCTCTCCGAGATAGTGCACCATGGTGGAAACAGTCGGGCTCTCCAGGCTCCCACCTGTCGTCAGGTGGATGTTGACGTTCAGCATCTGGCTCATGGCGAGGAGCTCAGGGTATCCGGCCCAGGCACCATCCTGCGCTGCATTGATCAGGAACTCCCCTGCATCTCCTTCTATGATGGGGTTGAACTCGTCCAGGTGGTCTGCAATGTGGTGGACCGTCTGCTCTCTCAGTTCTGCGTGTCTTGCCTGGTCACCGAACGTGGCCTTACACACAGCTCTGTACAGACAGTTTCCATCTGGAATGACGTGGTACCTGAATTTGTGTCTTTCCTGAAGGTACTTGTTCTGTTTCTCCACCTCAGCCAGGTACCTGGTAACCTTATCGTTGATGTCCTCTTTTTCTTGCCTTCTCTGTTGTGGTGACTCCTGTAAAACGCTGAGCTCAAAGGACCGTCTCTCCTCGGGTTCTGGAGCAGCTTTGGCAATAAAATCCTCCTTTAAAGGGTCTTCATGGTGAGCTGCCCTAGAGGGAGGTATCTCCTCTTCATTTAATGAGGACCATCCATTGCTCCTGAAGGAGGGATGACTCTCTGACACTGTATCATCCTCACTTGAACTCCCAACaatccttttgttttcttctgttctgGGTCTAcagatgttgctgctgttgAAAAAGTGATCTCCAACCAGCTCTTGGCAGTCATCTGCCCCGTTTCTTATATGATCTATCAAGTCCACAATCACATCAGAGTCACAGTCATTATAGAGGATACTCTCACCATTACTGATAGAGTCAGGAGAGGGGGGTTTGGTCTTGGACTCCCTTACGATATGGATTGGCACAGACCTCTCCACTCCATCAGGTCGGCGGATTAATATCTCAGCAGTCGATGTGAAGTAAATCGGCCTCATAGAAGAAGCTTCATAACATGAAAAGGCAGGCATGTTTGcggaagaagaagcagcagactCTCTCTCCGGATCCCCGTTGGTGGTTGAAGTAGTTCCTGGGTGTGGAAGTCCCTTCTTATCGGCCTCAGGGGAACTCGGTGTAGTCCCGTTCGGACGCTCAGCAGCGGCCGATAAAGTTATTGTAACTTTGCGAGACGACCTCGGGTAGTGTGTGAGCACACTGTTGTACAGATGCATTTTGAAGGAGTCCTTTATACCGGGGCTGTTACTGAGAGATGACAACAATATCTAAAAATACCTTCCGTGTCATCAACAACAGCAAAGTTGTAGGGAGCGTTTCCATGGTCCTCAGTCCTGTCATTGACACGCAGAGACGAGGAGACGCTCCACTTTAGTCCTCTGGCGTCATTTGCTGTTGGGGTGCCTCCCTAATTTTAGACTTCAGAATGTTACAAGACACTGTCCGCGTTCCATGTGTCAAGTCGTTTCCATGCAAGCGACGCGTTTCCGGTTGgaagctttcaaaataaaaccccaATTGTTTGTA
This is a stretch of genomic DNA from Notolabrus celidotus isolate fNotCel1 chromosome 17, fNotCel1.pri, whole genome shotgun sequence. It encodes these proteins:
- the LOC117829392 gene encoding OTU domain-containing protein 1 produces the protein MHLYNSVLTHYPRSSRKVTITLSAAAERPNGTTPSSPEADKKGLPHPGTTSTTNGDPERESAASSSANMPAFSCYEASSMRPIYFTSTAEILIRRPDGVERSVPIHIVRESKTKPPSPDSISNGESILYNDCDSDVIVDLIDHIRNGADDCQELVGDHFFNSSNICRPRTEENKRIVGSSSEDDTVSESHPSFRSNGWSSLNEEEIPPSRAAHHEDPLKEDFIAKAAPEPEERRSFELSVLQESPQQRRQEKEDINDKVTRYLAEVEKQNKYLQERHKFRYHVIPDGNCLYRAVCKATFGDQARHAELREQTVHHIADHLDEFNPIIEGDAGEFLINAAQDGAWAGYPELLAMSQMLNVNIHLTTGGSLESPTVSTMVHYLGEEDASKPAIWLSWLSNGHYDVLLDNSLPNPEYEDWCRNSQMQRKRDEELAKSMAASLSKMYIEQNGSA